The Candidatus Zixiibacteriota bacterium genome segment CTCGGCCACCCCGGCCAGCACCGCCACGATTTCCTCCACCGGAAACTCGGTCAGCCTGCGGCACTCCTGGCAGTACAGGTGGCCGTGCGGCACGTGCGTCACCCGGTCGTACCGCGTGACGCCGTCGCCGACATTCACTTCCTCCGCCAGCCCCACCCGGCAGATCAGTTTCAGGTTCCGCCAGACGGTGCTGTACCCGATCGAGCGGTCCTGGCGCCTCACTTTCTCGAACAGCTCGTCCACCGTCACGTGGTCGCCGAGTTCAAAGAACGCCCGGAAAACCAGCTCCCGCTGGGGCGTCATTTTGAAACCTTTGGTGCGAAGGAACTCTCGCATGGCGCAACCTTGTGCCGATCATTCCACTCAACTGAAAACGATTTTCAATTTCATCAGCATATATTACTCTCTTTCGGCCTGATGTCAAGGAAAATCGAGCGGCTAAGTGGCATTTTTCACATGAATATATCCTATTCTACTGCAAAAAGATAGCCGCCGGGGTGGGCCGGCGGCTGCTTCTTTTTCGGTAGTGCAACTTTGCTCTACTTAAGGAGAACCATTTTCATTGTTTGGGCCTCGTCACCCCGTTCGAGGCGGTAGAAATAGACTCCGGAGGCCGCCCGATGCCCTCTTCCGTCCGACCCGTCCCAATCGACCGCGTAGGATCCCGGAATCTGGACTTCATCGACCAGCGTTGCCACCCGCTGGCCGAGGGCGTTGTAGACCGCCAGTTTCGTGCGCGGCGTGGACCGGAAATCCGCTCCGGTGCTCCGCAGCGTGTACCGGATCGTGGTGCTCGGGTTGAATGGATTCGGGTAATTCTGCTCGAGGGTAAACGAGGACGGCATGACCGGGAACGGGGAACCGTCGTGGATGGACGTGGCCTGGCCGCCGAAGTAGGCGAGGATGCGGCTGATGAGTGTGTCTTTCGGCATGGTCGTACCGCCCGCGTTGTCGTTGAGCAGCTCGGGGGCGAAGGTGAGCAACACGGTTTTGTAGGTCGGGCCCGCGTAGGCGATGCCGCGTATCTGTCCGCTCGGCCCGCCGGTGAATATGCTCTGGCCGCCGCTGAGCACATTCATATAAGCGTTGGCCGCCGCCGCATTCGGCGCGCCGGTGATCGGCCGGTACTCCGTGCCGTTGCCGATGGCTGTCCCGGGGACGCCGAGATACTGAGGGAAGTAGAGATTGCCGGCATGGCTCGCCTTGAGGTAGTCTGCGACGAAGGCGTTGTCGAGGGCGGCCAGTTTTACCAGCGCGTAGGTCCCCAGGCACAGATGATGGTCGGGGGCGTTCAGGTACCCTTTCATCGCGGCGACATTAGCCGCGCTGAAAGCGCCGGTCGAGGTATCGATGCCCGTGTGCCAGAAGACGATCCGATAGCCGCTCAGAGCCAGCGAGTCGGGCGAGCCCTGGGACTGGACATTCCACACCCGGCTGGGAATCCCCCGGCCCCGCAGCGCATCCACATACTCCTGCTGGTACTCAGCCCCGTTGTCGTCGTCGACCACCAGCACCTGGGTGGCGCCCACCTGTTTGGAGAACTGGAACTCCTTGACAAACTCGCTGCCGAATGTCCCGCCGGGGAGCGAGTCGGTCACGATCGTCACCGTGAACGTGTCAATCGCCGCCGTCAGGCTGTCCTTTACCCGGAAGATGATGGGATCGGTGTTGTACTGGATGTCGACCAGCAGGTTCGTGCCGAAGGAGACGGCCGGGGTCACCCACTCGATCCGGGGCGACCCGCTGGCGAGCGCCGCCCGCACATTGTAGGAGTACCGCATGAAATTGCGGATGTAGCAGTAGAAGTGGATCTCTTCGCCGGCTTCGACGACGCCGTCGCCGTCCCCGCGCGGC includes the following:
- a CDS encoding transcriptional repressor, coding for MREFLRTKGFKMTPQRELVFRAFFELGDHVTVDELFEKVRRQDRSIGYSTVWRNLKLICRVGLAEEVNVGDGVTRYDRVTHVPHGHLYCQECRRLTEFPVEEIVAVLAGVAEQNDFRADSFKIEIHGYCEECRERRRRALGSGGGAAPPK